The following nucleotide sequence is from Flavobacterium sp. N1736.
TTAATAACGTGAGAGATATTCGAAATATCCAAACCTCTCGCCATAATATCGGTTGTAATTAATCCGCGAAGATTTCCTTCCTGAAATTCAGCCATGGTGCTCAAACGATAATTTTGAGATTTATTGGAGTGAATTACACCAAATTGTCCTTCAAAATCTTCTTCAATTCGGGTATGAAGCATGTCTGAAATCTTTTTATTATTCACAAAAACCAAAACACGTTCCATGCTTTCGTTTGTCTGTAATAAATGTTTCAGCAAGTTTACTTTTGTATTGAAATTAGGAACATTATAGGTGATTTGAGTAATATTTTCAAGCGGAGTTCCAGAAGCGGCAAGTGTAACTTCTTCGGGAAAATCAAAAAAGTCATTCAAAACAGCATCAACTTCATCTGTCATTGTTGCAGAGAATAAAATGTTCTGACGTTTGGTTTTCATCATCGCCAAAAGCGCTGTTAATTGTGTACGAAAACCTAGATTCAGCATTTCGTCAAACTCATCAATAACTAATTTTTGAGTTTCATCAAAACGAATTACGGCGTCAAGTGCTAAATCCATTGTTCTACCCGGTGTTCCAACTAAAATATCAACACCTTCGTAAACAGCTTTTTTTTGTGTATTTATATTTACGCCACCAAAAATACCAAGTGTACTAACTGACATATATTTAGTTAATTTCTCGATTTCTTCTACAACCTGAACTACTAATTCTCGCGTTGGTACCAGAATTACAATTTTTGGTGTATTGGTTGGGGTAAATTTGTATAGTTTTAAAAGAGGCAATAAATATGCAAATGTTTTACCGGTACCGGTTTGTGCAATTCCCATCATATCGCGACCTGACATAATCACAGAAAAGGATTTTTCCTGAATAGGAGTTGGTGTAACAAATCCTAATTCGTCGATTGCTTTTTGTACTGATTTTGGAAGATTGAATTTTTCGAAAGTGCTCATTTACATTAAATTTTGTGCAAATGTACGTTAAATTCGTGGTTTTTTGTTAGATTTTTATTATTGAAACTCCGCTCAGCCTGAGAAATGAATATATTTAAGAGTTTAAAACCCTTCGAAAACGCCTAAACCAAATAAGGCAAAATCATATTTTACGGGATCTTTTGCATCCATTTTGCGAAGTTGTAAATCTAGTTCTGCTAATGCTTTTCCGTCGTTTTGTTTTCGCGAAAGAATTCCCAGTTTGCGGGCTACGTTGCCGGAATGAACATCAAGCGGACAAGATAATGCAGCCGGAGAAATGGCTTTCCAAATGCCTAAATCAACTCCTTTTGTGTCCTGACGTACCATCCAGCGCAAATACATGTTGATTCTTTTTGCTGCGGAATTATTTAACGGATCTGAAATATGTTTTTGTGTTCTTGGCAAATGATCGATTTCGAAAAATATTTTTTTGAATTCGCTGATGCTTTTCTGTAAACTATCTTTTTCCTGATTTTTTGCAAAAACATTTTCTAAGCCGCCATGATTTTTATAAATGTGTTGTAAACCTTTTATAAAACCGCCAAAATCTTTTCCGTTAAAGGTGCGGTGCACAAAATTTCCCAGTCTTTCCAAGTCTTCATCAGAATGTGACATGACAAAATCATAAGGTGTGTTTCCCATTAATTCCATCATTTGATGGGAGTTTTTGATAATCATTTTGCGGTTTCCCCAAGCGATTGTTGCGCTTAAAAAACCGGCAATTTCGATGTCTTCTTTTTGTGAAAATAAATGAGGAATCTGCACGGGATCACTTTCAATAAAATCCTGATTGTTATATTGAATGACTTTCTCGTCGAGAAATTCTTTGAGTTCTTTTTGGTTCATGTTCTAATTACTAATCTGACCGTCGACCATGACTAATTTTCTGTCTGCCATATTTGCCAGTTCTTCGTTGTGGGTTACAATTACAAAGGTTTGCCCGAATTCGTCGCGAAGCTGAAAAAATAATTGATGTAAATTTTCGGCAGATTGTGTGTCCAGATTTCCGGAAGGTTCATCGGCAAAAATAACATCAGGTTTGTTGATTAAAGCTCTGGCAACGGCAACACGCTGTTGTTCTCCGCCCGAAAGTTCGTTTGGTTTATGATTAATTCTGTGTGATAAACCTAAATATTCGAGAAGCTTTTTGGCTTCTTTTTCGGCTTCGGCTTTTGATTTATTGGCCATAAAAGCAGGAATACAAACGTTTTCTAAAGCTGTAAATTCAGGTAATAATTGATGAAACTGAAAGATAAAACCAAGGTTTAGGTTTCTAAAAGTAGATAATGTTTTGTCTTTTTTACTTTTCTTTTTGAAATATCTGACATAATAAATAAACATGAAAAGAATTGGCAATAACATGACACCAACCGCAACTAATCTCAAAGTATCATCGTAGATTTTGGCTCTGAAAAACAATAAAAACACAATAAAAATAATCGCATAAATACTTCCTGTCCAGGTAATAATTTTGAATGTTCTTTCTTCTTTCGAATTGTCTTTTTCGACATCCTGCAGCGTTAAAATATCTTGTCCGTTAATGGTTAATGACGAATTTGTATTTTGTTCCGGTTTATCTAAAGTTCCTAAAATTTGAAGTAAAGTGGTTTTTCCGGCTCCGGAAGCACCAACTATTGAAACAATTTCTCCTTTTTTAATATGTAAATCGACTCCCTTTAAAACTTCGAGTTTGTCGTAGAATTTATGTATGTTTTTTGCGTCTATCATTTTGAAACTGTTTCTACAAAGAAACAAAGATTATGATTAGAATCAAATTGCAAAATCAAAAATCAATTGCAAAAATCAATTGCAAAAATCAATTACAAAAATCAAATCCAAATTCAAAGAATCTATAATCTAAAATCTATAATTAAAAAACTGGCTTGAAAATTGAAGAAGTGGTAATTAAGAAAAATAATAAGAGTTAAAAATAAATCTAACTCGTGATTTATTTTTAAATTCGAAT
It contains:
- a CDS encoding DEAD/DEAH box helicase; translation: MSTFEKFNLPKSVQKAIDELGFVTPTPIQEKSFSVIMSGRDMMGIAQTGTGKTFAYLLPLLKLYKFTPTNTPKIVILVPTRELVVQVVEEIEKLTKYMSVSTLGIFGGVNINTQKKAVYEGVDILVGTPGRTMDLALDAVIRFDETQKLVIDEFDEMLNLGFRTQLTALLAMMKTKRQNILFSATMTDEVDAVLNDFFDFPEEVTLAASGTPLENITQITYNVPNFNTKVNLLKHLLQTNESMERVLVFVNNKKISDMLHTRIEEDFEGQFGVIHSNKSQNYRLSTMAEFQEGNLRGLITTDIMARGLDISNISHVINFELPEFPELYMHRIGRTGRADATGTAISFITPREEEFKVEVEVLMNQELEIADFPEEVEISAKLIEPEKDKQPIKFLMKKQTLKGDGAFHEKDKKNKKVNLGGPSKTKKKTHGSVNRNMLKTRDKKRKDKDK
- a CDS encoding TIGR02757 family protein, whose translation is MNQKELKEFLDEKVIQYNNQDFIESDPVQIPHLFSQKEDIEIAGFLSATIAWGNRKMIIKNSHQMMELMGNTPYDFVMSHSDEDLERLGNFVHRTFNGKDFGGFIKGLQHIYKNHGGLENVFAKNQEKDSLQKSISEFKKIFFEIDHLPRTQKHISDPLNNSAAKRINMYLRWMVRQDTKGVDLGIWKAISPAALSCPLDVHSGNVARKLGILSRKQNDGKALAELDLQLRKMDAKDPVKYDFALFGLGVFEGF